A single window of Martelella sp. NC20 DNA harbors:
- a CDS encoding RDD family protein, translating into MSLERNMTYSAPPASHAYSGVLSRRVLAFLFDYIIIAILWVPAAVLLFFVGIATLGLAFFLYPVLYFIVAALYFGFSLGGSAQASPGMRAMGLRMLRTDGLRIDFLTALVHLALFWLFNSLLTPLILLVGLFTDRKRLLHDFLIGAVVVREEARY; encoded by the coding sequence ATGAGCCTTGAACGCAACATGACCTATTCGGCCCCGCCCGCCAGCCATGCCTATTCCGGCGTGCTGTCGCGGCGCGTTCTGGCGTTCCTCTTCGATTACATCATCATTGCCATCCTCTGGGTGCCGGCCGCCGTGCTGCTGTTCTTCGTCGGCATCGCCACGCTCGGTCTCGCCTTTTTCCTCTATCCGGTTCTGTATTTCATCGTGGCCGCGCTTTATTTCGGCTTCAGCCTCGGCGGTTCGGCCCAGGCCTCGCCCGGCATGCGGGCGATGGGCCTCAGAATGCTGCGCACCGACGGGCTCAGGATCGATTTCCTGACCGCGCTGGTTCACCTGGCGCTGTTCTGGCTGTTCAACTCGCTGCTGACGCCGCTGATCCTGCTGGTCGGCCTGTTCACCGACCGCAAGCGCCTGCTCCACGATTTCCTGATCGGCGCCGTCGTGGTGCGCGAGGAAGCACGCTACTGA
- the hemB gene encoding porphobilinogen synthase, which yields MSEPNDKTHLVDRITGHRRMRRIRKADWTRRLVRENSLTVDDLIWPVFVIPGDNIEEPIPAMPGVFRMSVDRLAEAAKKAADLGIPAIATFPNIELEKRDVTGSEILNPDNLINRATRALKKAAPSLGVITDVALDPFTSHGHDGILTGDEIVNDATVDHICEAAVAQAEAGADIIAPSEMMDGRIGAIRERLDMAGFQNVAIMSYATKFSSGFYGPYREAISTKGLLKGDKASYYIDTANATEALRDAALDVEEGADMLMVKPGLPYLDICWRLKEAFGLPVFAYQVSGEYAMIRMAAERGVIDGDRVMMETLLSFKRAGCDGILTYFAIEVAEKLAKS from the coding sequence ATGAGCGAGCCGAACGACAAGACCCATCTCGTGGACAGGATCACCGGTCACCGCCGCATGCGCCGCATCCGCAAGGCCGACTGGACGCGTCGGCTGGTGCGCGAAAACAGCCTGACGGTCGACGATCTGATCTGGCCGGTGTTCGTCATTCCCGGCGACAATATCGAGGAGCCGATCCCGGCCATGCCGGGGGTTTTTCGCATGAGCGTCGACCGGCTGGCGGAGGCGGCGAAAAAGGCCGCCGATCTCGGCATTCCGGCAATCGCGACCTTCCCCAATATCGAACTTGAAAAGCGCGACGTGACCGGGTCGGAAATCCTCAACCCCGACAATCTCATCAACCGCGCCACGCGGGCGCTGAAGAAGGCGGCCCCTTCGCTCGGCGTGATCACCGATGTCGCCCTCGACCCGTTCACCAGCCACGGCCATGACGGCATCCTGACCGGCGACGAGATCGTCAACGACGCGACCGTCGACCATATCTGCGAGGCGGCCGTCGCCCAGGCCGAAGCCGGCGCCGACATCATCGCACCCTCCGAAATGATGGACGGCCGCATCGGCGCGATCCGGGAGCGGCTCGACATGGCGGGTTTCCAGAATGTCGCGATCATGTCCTATGCGACCAAATTCTCGTCGGGGTTTTACGGCCCCTACCGTGAGGCGATCTCGACCAAGGGCCTGCTGAAAGGCGACAAGGCGAGCTATTACATAGACACCGCCAACGCCACCGAGGCGCTGCGCGATGCCGCGCTCGACGTGGAGGAAGGCGCCGACATGCTGATGGTGAAGCCCGGCCTTCCCTATCTCGACATCTGCTGGCGCCTCAAGGAGGCCTTCGGCCTGCCGGTGTTCGCCTATCAGGTCTCCGGCGAATATGCGATGATCAGGATGGCCGCCGAGCGCGGCGTAATCGACGGCGACCGGGTGATGATGGAAACGCTGCTGTCGTTCAAGCGCGCCGGATGCGACGGAATTTTGACCTATTTCGCGATCGAGGTCGCGGAAAAACTGGCAAAATCGTAG